GCCCTCCTACATGCCGTTTTGCAGCAGGAGCTGGCCAATTTTGGCCATGTCTTCCGTTTTCAGGAAAAGTCCCCAGCCGCCGCAGTTGATGCCCTGCGGCGATTCCTGCCATTTGATCCCGCCGATGCCCAGCGGGCGGAACAACCGGGGCGTCAGATAGTCGCAGACCTTTTGGCCGGAGACCCGCTGTACGATTGCCGAAAGCATGTAGGATGCGAGGTTGTTGTATACGAAGACCTTGCCGGGTGCATGGACGACCGGGTAGGAAAGAAACTGTCCGACCCAGTCCTCGTCGCTCGAACGCACCAGGTCGAGGCGGTCGCGGTCGTGCCCGCACGACATGCTCAGCAGGTGGCGCACCTCCATATTTTTCAGGTTCCCGCTCACCGAGTCCGGCAGCTTGTCCGGAAAGAACGAAATGACCTTGTCGTCGAGGCTGAGCCGTCCTTCGCCGATAGCGATGGCGACAGCCAGCGAATTGACGGTCTTGCTGACCGAATAGACGTATTGGGGCTTTCCGGGTGCGCCTTCGTGCATCCATCTCTCTGCGACCACGTCTCCGTGGTGGAGAATCATCAGGCTGTGCTGTTCGATCCCGGCTTTTTCTACTTCGGACAGGTACTGCCGTACGGCTGCCCTGAGGGCGGCATCCGCCTGTCGCCGGGGCAGGGGGTGTCCGTTTTCGCCCGCGGCCGGGTACTCGGCCGACGGATTGACTGCATGTGCGCCTACGGGCAGGGCGCAGACGATGCAGAAAAGGGATAAAAGGAGGAGCTTATTCATGGGTAGTACGTGTTTTACAGGATAAAGATAGGGAAAATTATGCAAAAATCTGGAGCCGGAGGTGTTTGCCGCCGAGAACGGCAGGGTGCCGGAAAACACAAGCGGCCTCCCGAAAGGGGAAGCCGCTTGTGGGTGTTTCTTATGGAACGTTTACTCGCTCAGGGGAGTTACGCTCACGTACGATTTGCCTGCGCCTTTCTTGCAGAATTCGACGGTGCCGTCTACAAGGGCGAAGAGCGTGTGGTCTTTACCGATACCCACGTTTTCACCGGGGTTGTGAACCGTGCCGCGCTGACGAACGATAATGTTGCCCGCCTTTGCGAACTGCCCACCGAATAGTTTGACGCCGAGTCGCTTGCTTTCCGACTCGCGGCCGTTCTTCGAACTACCTACACCTTTCTTGTGTGCCATTTCTCTTCAGTTTTAAAGGTTATGCAACAATTTCCTCGACAAGGACCTGTGTCAGATACTGACGGTGGCCGTTGCACTTCTGATATCCCGTTCTGCGCTTTTTCTTGAAGACCAGGACTTTGTCGTCCTTCAGATGCTTCAGGATCTTGCACTTCACCGAGGCGCCTTTCACTACAGGTGCACCTACTTTGACCTGACCGTCGTTGTCTGTGAGCAGGACTTTGTCGAAACTTACGGACGAATTTTCTTCGCCCTGAAGACGGTGGACATAAAGTTTCCGACCTTTCTCAGCTTTAAATTGCTGACCTGCAATCTCTACTATAACGTACATTTAATGCGATAATATGTATTTGAACATAATTCGGAGTGCAAATATACGCATATTTATTTTATAAGCAACACCCCGCACGAATTTTTTTCGGCACAGTCGGCTCTGGCATGGTTTAGGCAGGGGCGCAGCGGACGGTGCCGCATGGCGCCGCGCTGGCGCCCGGCGACGGCGGGCGGCCCGCACCGGAGGTTTTATCTTGCGCCGAAGCTGCCCGGGGTGGTTCGGTGTGAAATAGCTGTTAAAAATTTCACAATGTCATAAATTCTTGTTACCTTTACCATGGCAACCAAAGTTTCCGAACTCAAAAAAAGAGCTACGATGATAAACGACAAGGTGAGGATGTACCTGCTGCCGCCGCTCATCAATGCGGCAGTCAGGGCCGGTGCCTCGATAATGAATGTCTATAAAAACCTCGACGATTACGATATAAGCCTCAAAGACGACAAGACGCCGATCACGCTCGCCGACCGGCTGGCGCACAAAACCATCCGCGAATACCTGGGCCCGACGCGCATCCCGATCCTGAGCGAGGAGGGGCGCGAGATGCTCTACGACGAGCGCCGCAACTGGGAGCTCTACTGGCTGGTCGACCCGCTCGACGGGACGGTCGAATTTATCAAGGGGAACAATGAATTTACGGTCAACATCGCCCTGATGGAGAACAATGTCTGCATGGGGGCGGTGATTTACGTGCCCTATTTCGAGAAGCTGTATATCGCGGGGCGGGATGCAGGCTCGTATGTCAAGGAGCATGTGGCGCCCGATTCCGGGGCGGAATATACCTACGATGAGATCGTCACCGGGTGGACGCGGCTGCCGCTCGAAAGCCAGGCCGTGCGTCCGCATCCCCGCCTGCGTGTGGCCGTGTCGCGCTCGCACCAGACGCCCGAGACCGCCGAGCATATCGCCCGCCTGCGCGAGGCGCACCCCGACCTGGAGATCGTCGAACAGGGCAGTTCGTATAAGTTCTGCCTGCTGGCCGAGGGGCGGGTCGACTATTATGTCCGCACGACGCATACCTACGAGTGGGACACGGCGGCCGGGGAGCTGATCCTCGCCGAGGCCGGCGGCCGGACGCGCACGCTGCCCGACGACGGGGTGCTGCGCTACAACGAAAAAGACCTGCGCAACCCGTGGTTCGTCTGCCGGTCGAAGTACTGCAAGATTTGACGCCGCAGCAATGCGGAACCGGTAAGTCAGGGCGGATTTGTTTCCGCCTTTTTTCGTGTGCTTGCCCCGTTGTGCTGTTTTTACTTGGAATAGTTGCACTTTCGGGCAAAAACTGTTAATTTAGATGTGTCAAAGCTTGCCTCCCATGAAAAAAATCTCCCTGTTCTGTATGCTGGGATTGTTGCTCGGCGTATCCTGTTCGAAGGAAAAAGTAAAGCCGCCCGCCATGACCGATGATACGGTGGCCGTATTCGGCGATGACGCATTCGGGGCATTTTGCCTGCGGACGTACGACCGTAACGGGGATGGTGTACTTACGGTCGGTGAAATCAAAAATGTGGTGTCGCTGGATTTTGACGATAAGGATATCCGGTCGCTGGACGGGATCGAATACTTTACCGGATTACAGTCTTTATATTGTAACCAATCTGCCGGGGGGAATCTGGTGCGACTCGATGTCAGCCGGAATGCGGAACTCAGGACTTTGTGTTGTGCGGGGAACAAACTCGAAGAACTCGTTGTGGATGGTCTCCGGAACCTAAGCCGTGTCGATTGTGCGGCCAATAACCTGGAAAAACTCGATTTGCAAAATTTACCTGTGTTGACCTTTTTGCTTTGCCGGAATAACCGGCTTTGCAACCTGGACTTTTCCGAAACTCCCGGCTTGAAATCCATAGATTGTGCGAATAACGGGATTTCCGCGCTTGATGTGAGGCCGTGCGGGGATATTACTATGATTTGGTGTGAGGGCAATGCGGGGATGCGGATCTCGCTGGATTGGCGGCAGGCACCGGGCATATTTGGTGACGACGATGTCGTTTTGGAGGTGGCCGGAGATGAAAACCTTGTCTTTGCCGATGCGGCGGTAGAGGCGGCACTGGCCGCAAGGAATTTTGATAAGAACGGGGACGGGCGGATTTCCCGCCATGAGGCGGTTTATGTCCGGGAGTTGTTCGATACCGATTGCAGCGGGTTCGAATCCCTCTCTGATTTTAGTTATCTTATCAATTTGTACTGGTGTGAGTTGGTGTGTGCGGATAAGGGGGCGTGCAAACTGCGCTCGCTGGATTCTTTTGCCCGGAACGGGCTCTTGTATAATCTGGATTTGAGGAACCTGCCGGTGGCAGCTGTCGATTTGTCGAGATATCCTGCTTTGAAATACGTGAGGATGTCGGGCTGCGATGTGGAGGAGCTCGATGTGAGCGGGTTGCAATATTTGGAAAGCCTGGTCTGTGACAATTCGCCCGTCTTGAAAACCGTATTTTTCAGGAATAGTGCCCAATACGACCGGATGTCATGGATCAACCTTGATAAGCACATCCTGATAAGGTTCAAGGAGAGCGATTGATATGAAAAAGAGGAGCGTCACTCCTCTTTTTTCGTTGTCTGTTCGATGTCGCATGCCGAGCAGTTGCCCGAACAGCCCGCGGCAGAATGCGTATCGGAGCAGCCGGCGCTGCCGTCCGCTTCGCGCGTTTCGTGCACGGCGCACTTGATGCCCAGCCGCTGCATGTTCTTGTTGGTCGATATTTCCGAGTCGATATGGTGCCCCTTGATTATCAGCGTCAGCGACATGCCCACTACGAAGAGGGCTACGGCGCCGAGGGCGAAGAGGAAAACGATTAACCACGTTGGCATGACGATATAGGTATTTTTATGTGCTGAAATTTTGGCTTTCGGCCACAAATGTATACATTTGTAAGATAAATTGCAAAAATGCTGCCTTATCCTGTCGGCGGGCGGCGCTGAAACGAAACGACAACAGACGCAATACTATGAAAATCGTGATAGCGGGTGCGGGCGAGATGGGGAGCCATCTGGCGAAAATGCTCAGTGGCAACGGCCACGACATTACCATCATCGACGCCGACCAGAAGTTGCTTTCCGACGTGGGGAGCCTTGCCGACGTGATTTCGGTCGAGGGCGATTCGACGACCTTCGCCGTGCTCCGCAAGGCGCAGGTGCGCAAGTGCGACCTGTTCATCGCCGTGAACCACGTGGAGAACGACAATGTCGTGGCGGCGATGCTGGCCAAGAAGCTCGGGGCCAAAAAAGCCATTGCCCGCATCGACAACAACGAATACCTGGAACCCAACAACAAGGAGATGTTCATCGACATGGGCATCGACTACCTGTTCTACCCCGAGAAGGTTGCGGCCAGCGAGGTCATCAACCTCCTGGGGCATACCTCGACCACGGAGTTCGTCGATTTTTCGAGCGGTAAGCTCTCGCTGGTGGTTTTTCACCTGGAGCCGACCTCGCCCCTCGTGGGCAAGCCGCTGGAAGGGTTCGATGACGACGAGGCCCCGCTGAGCTACCGCACGGTGGCCATCACGCGCGGCGGGCAGACGATCATCCCGCGCCGCGGCGAATTGTTCATGGAGGGCGACGCGATCTATGTGATCGCCCGCCAGGATGCCGTGAAACAGGTCATGGAGTTCTCGGGACAGTCGAACATCGAGATCAAGAACATGATGATTCTGGGCGGGTCGCGCATCGGCATCCGCATCGCCACGGAGTTGCAGGACGAGGTAAACATCAAGCTCATCGACTACAACGCCGAGAAGGCCTACCGGCTGGCGGAGATGCTCGAAAGGACCCTCATCATCAACGAGGACGGCCGTAACACCGAGGCCATGATGGAAGAGGGGCTTTCGAACATGGACGCCTTCGTGGCCGTGACGGGGCGCAGCGAGACCAACATCCTCGCGGCGATGCTCGCCAAGCGCATGGGCGTCAAGAAGGTGATCGCCGAGGTCGAGAACCTCAATTACATCAACCTGGCCGAGTCGATCGGCATCGACACGATCATCAACAAGAAACTGGTGACGGCGTCGAACATCTTCCGCTTCACGATGTCGACCGACGTGCAGGCCATCAAGTGCCTTACGGGCAGCGACGCCGAGGTGCTGGAATTCATCGTCAAGCCCAATGCGCCGGCCGTGAAGAGCCGCATCAAAGACCTGGGGCTGCCCGAGGACACGATCATCGGCGGCATCGTGCGCGGCGACAAGGTCTTCATCGCCGTGGACAACATGGAAATCAACCCCTACGACCGCGTGGTGGTCTTCGCCATGCCTGCGTCGGTGGGCAAAGTGGGATACTTTTTTAACTGACGACGGCGCTGTCGGGCCCGGCGTGCGCCGGGCCCCGCACACCGGCGGAAAATGAAACCGAACAGACAAGTGTCGTTTAGAAGCATATTATTCAAGGCCTGGTTTTCGCAGCGCGAGCGGGCTATCGACCGTTTCCGGCGCCGTCCTGCTGAGACGCAGGAGCGTATCTTCAGGCAGTTGCTGCGCCGCGGGCGCGGGACGGAATTCGGATGGAGGTACGACCTGGGGCATGTCCGCAGCGTGGAGCAGTTCCAGTCGATGGTCGAGACGTTCGATTACGAAACTTTCAAACCCTATATCGAAAAGATGCTGGCCGGGGAGCGTAACGTCACCGCGCCGGGGCGGGTGAAGCTCTTTGCCCGCTCGTCGGGCACGACTTCCGACCGGAGCAAGTACATCCCCGTCACGGAGGAGTCGCTCTGGTGGAACCACACGCTCGGCATGCGGGACGTGGCGACGGTATTCGCGGCCAACAACCCGAAAACGAAGGTCTTCGACGGCAAGACGCTGACCCTCGGCGGGTCGTGCAGCCGCGAGGGGCGCAACCTTGTGGGTGACCTGTCGGCGGTGCTGATCCACGAAACGACGTTCTGGAGCGGCTGGTTCCGGGCGCCGCGCACCGCCACGGCGATCATCCCCGATTTCGACCGCAAGGTCGAGGCCATCTGCCGCGAGTGCACGGGCGAAAATATCACGGCCTTCGCCGGGGTGCCGTCGTGGAACCTGGCGATGATGCGCCGCGTGCTGGATTATACGGGGCGGGAGAACCTGCTCGAAGTGTGGCCCAACCTCTGCATGTTCGCCCACGGGGGCGTGGAGTTCGCCCCCTACCGCCGTTCGTTCGAGGCGCTGATCCCTTCGGAGAGGATGCAGTACATGGAGACCTACAACGCCTCGGAAGGGTTCTTCGCGCTGGCCGACGACCCGTCGCGGAGCGACATGCTGCTGATGCTCGACTACGGCAATTTCTTCGAGTTCCGCAGCGGGGATACCGTCGTGCCGCTCGAAGGCGTGGAATGCGGCAAGGTTTACGCCATGCTCATCACGTCGAACAACGGCCTGTGGC
This Alistipes onderdonkii DNA region includes the following protein-coding sequences:
- a CDS encoding serine hydrolase domain-containing protein, whose product is MNKLLLLSLFCIVCALPVGAHAVNPSAEYPAAGENGHPLPRRQADAALRAAVRQYLSEVEKAGIEQHSLMILHHGDVVAERWMHEGAPGKPQYVYSVSKTVNSLAVAIAIGEGRLSLDDKVISFFPDKLPDSVSGNLKNMEVRHLLSMSCGHDRDRLDLVRSSDEDWVGQFLSYPVVHAPGKVFVYNNLASYMLSAIVQRVSGQKVCDYLTPRLFRPLGIGGIKWQESPQGINCGGWGLFLKTEDMAKIGQLLLQNGM
- the trkA gene encoding Trk system potassium transporter TrkA produces the protein MKIVIAGAGEMGSHLAKMLSGNGHDITIIDADQKLLSDVGSLADVISVEGDSTTFAVLRKAQVRKCDLFIAVNHVENDNVVAAMLAKKLGAKKAIARIDNNEYLEPNNKEMFIDMGIDYLFYPEKVAASEVINLLGHTSTTEFVDFSSGKLSLVVFHLEPTSPLVGKPLEGFDDDEAPLSYRTVAITRGGQTIIPRRGELFMEGDAIYVIARQDAVKQVMEFSGQSNIEIKNMMILGGSRIGIRIATELQDEVNIKLIDYNAEKAYRLAEMLERTLIINEDGRNTEAMMEEGLSNMDAFVAVTGRSETNILAAMLAKRMGVKKVIAEVENLNYINLAESIGIDTIINKKLVTASNIFRFTMSTDVQAIKCLTGSDAEVLEFIVKPNAPAVKSRIKDLGLPEDTIIGGIVRGDKVFIAVDNMEINPYDRVVVFAMPASVGKVGYFFN
- the rplU gene encoding 50S ribosomal protein L21, whose product is MYVIVEIAGQQFKAEKGRKLYVHRLQGEENSSVSFDKVLLTDNDGQVKVGAPVVKGASVKCKILKHLKDDKVLVFKKKRRTGYQKCNGHRQYLTQVLVEEIVA
- a CDS encoding GH3 auxin-responsive promoter family protein, encoding MSFRSILFKAWFSQRERAIDRFRRRPAETQERIFRQLLRRGRGTEFGWRYDLGHVRSVEQFQSMVETFDYETFKPYIEKMLAGERNVTAPGRVKLFARSSGTTSDRSKYIPVTEESLWWNHTLGMRDVATVFAANNPKTKVFDGKTLTLGGSCSREGRNLVGDLSAVLIHETTFWSGWFRAPRTATAIIPDFDRKVEAICRECTGENITAFAGVPSWNLAMMRRVLDYTGRENLLEVWPNLCMFAHGGVEFAPYRRSFEALIPSERMQYMETYNASEGFFALADDPSRSDMLLMLDYGNFFEFRSGDTVVPLEGVECGKVYAMLITSNNGLWRYEIGDTVEFTSTNPYRIRFAGRTRQYINVFGEELIVDNADRALLAACNETGAVVGEYTVAPCYMSLRERGAHEWILEFEREPDSREHFAEALDRELRAVNSDYDAKRRTTLERQRLTVVGHGRFLAWMRARGKNKVPRLVNDRRVADEILAFGGEAK
- a CDS encoding 3'(2'),5'-bisphosphate nucleotidase CysQ, whose protein sequence is MINDKVRMYLLPPLINAAVRAGASIMNVYKNLDDYDISLKDDKTPITLADRLAHKTIREYLGPTRIPILSEEGREMLYDERRNWELYWLVDPLDGTVEFIKGNNEFTVNIALMENNVCMGAVIYVPYFEKLYIAGRDAGSYVKEHVAPDSGAEYTYDEIVTGWTRLPLESQAVRPHPRLRVAVSRSHQTPETAEHIARLREAHPDLEIVEQGSSYKFCLLAEGRVDYYVRTTHTYEWDTAAGELILAEAGGRTRTLPDDGVLRYNEKDLRNPWFVCRSKYCKI
- a CDS encoding leucine-rich repeat domain-containing protein produces the protein MKKISLFCMLGLLLGVSCSKEKVKPPAMTDDTVAVFGDDAFGAFCLRTYDRNGDGVLTVGEIKNVVSLDFDDKDIRSLDGIEYFTGLQSLYCNQSAGGNLVRLDVSRNAELRTLCCAGNKLEELVVDGLRNLSRVDCAANNLEKLDLQNLPVLTFLLCRNNRLCNLDFSETPGLKSIDCANNGISALDVRPCGDITMIWCEGNAGMRISLDWRQAPGIFGDDDVVLEVAGDENLVFADAAVEAALAARNFDKNGDGRISRHEAVYVRELFDTDCSGFESLSDFSYLINLYWCELVCADKGACKLRSLDSFARNGLLYNLDLRNLPVAAVDLSRYPALKYVRMSGCDVEELDVSGLQYLESLVCDNSPVLKTVFFRNSAQYDRMSWINLDKHILIRFKESD
- the rpmA gene encoding 50S ribosomal protein L27, with product MAHKKGVGSSKNGRESESKRLGVKLFGGQFAKAGNIIVRQRGTVHNPGENVGIGKDHTLFALVDGTVEFCKKGAGKSYVSVTPLSE